TTCCTGAATTCCAATCTGACCTGGTCCAAAAAGCCGGAACTAAAGATCTAAAGTTTTAATTGATTTCTTCTCATAGAATTCTTAAATACTAAAGAAGAAGGCTCGGCCTTCTCAATCTTAAGTGATCGGAGAAGAATATGCCCAAGGTGCTCGTTCCTTTTGCAGACGGAATGGAAGAGATGGAAGCAGTCATCGTAGTAGACGTGCTTCGAAGGGCCGGGATAGAAGTAGTTTCTGCCGGAATCTCCACAAATACGATCATCGCTTCCAGAGGAGTAAAATTGGTCTCCGATTCTCTTTTGTCGGAAATAGATCCATCTAGTTTCGATATGATCGTTTTGCCTGGAGGAAACCAAGGCACAAAAAATCTGAACGCGAGTCCCTTGGTCTCGGAAATATTAAAGAATTTCAAAAAGGAAGATCGATGGATCGGCGCAATCTGTGCGGCACCGAACGTTCTACTGACTCATTCCATTCTTCAAAACCAAAAATTCACTGCATTTCCGGGAAGTGTACCCGTAGACGAAAAATACACAGGAAGCAGATTGGAACTCTCAGATAAAATTTTGACTAGCATCGGTCCCGGTTCCGCATTCGAATTCTCATTGAAAATTGTAGAACTTCTCTCCGGAATTGAAAAACGAAAAGAAGTAGAAAAGAACTTACATCTTCCTTCTTAAAATGCAAATATCTCCTGAGATAAAAGATAGGTTCAAGAACTCTAAAAATATCCTCGCACTCACTGGTGCTGGAATTTCCGCAGAAAGTGGAGTTCCTACATTTAGGGGAAAAGAAGGTCTTTGGAAACAATACAGAGCCGAGGAACTCGCAACTCCGCAGGCATTCTCCAGAGATCCTAAACTAGTTTGGGAATGGTATCTCTGGAGAATGGAATTGATCTCCACTAAATCTCCGAATCCCGCTCATTTCGCACTAGCAGAACTGGAAAGGAAAAGATCCGATTTTCATCTCATCACACAGAACGTGGACGGTCTTCATAAAAGATCCGGTTCCGAAAAGATCATTGAGATCCACGGAAATATTTTTAGGAATAGATGTACCAATTGTAATCGAAAGTACGACTCAGATGTTTCTAAACTCAAAAATTCTACTGGATGTCCGAACTGTAAAAGTATAGTTAGACCAGATGTTTTATGGTTTGGGGAAAGTTACGATACGGATCTATTAAATCGTGCCGTATCACTCGCAGAAAGATCGGAACTTCTTTTTGTAATCGGATCTTCCGGCGCTGTGGGAATTCCAGTCGAACTTGCCAGGATAGCCAAAGAAAATGGAGCATTCGTGATAGAGATCAATATTGATCCAAGCGGTTATAGCAAATATGCGGATCTATTCTTACAAGAAAAAGCTGGAGAAATTATCCCTGAACTTATTTCTTACTTTGTTTGATCTTTTGGAAATGTCTCTTCTAACTTTTTAAAGATATAGTCTCCAAAGACCGGAAAACAATTCGGGGACATATGACCAGGATCCGCAAATTCTTCGCAATTATAATCAGGATCCTCGTTCATATTCCAGAACGCAGTCCCTGTTTCTTCGTTAAACCGCTCCACAATAGGTTTCCAAACTTCCATTGGTGTTTTGAGGCCTTCTGAGGT
Above is a genomic segment from Leptospira johnsonii containing:
- a CDS encoding DJ-1 family glyoxalase III, coding for MPKVLVPFADGMEEMEAVIVVDVLRRAGIEVVSAGISTNTIIASRGVKLVSDSLLSEIDPSSFDMIVLPGGNQGTKNLNASPLVSEILKNFKKEDRWIGAICAAPNVLLTHSILQNQKFTAFPGSVPVDEKYTGSRLELSDKILTSIGPGSAFEFSLKIVELLSGIEKRKEVEKNLHLPS
- a CDS encoding SIR2 family NAD-dependent protein deacylase translates to MQISPEIKDRFKNSKNILALTGAGISAESGVPTFRGKEGLWKQYRAEELATPQAFSRDPKLVWEWYLWRMELISTKSPNPAHFALAELERKRSDFHLITQNVDGLHKRSGSEKIIEIHGNIFRNRCTNCNRKYDSDVSKLKNSTGCPNCKSIVRPDVLWFGESYDTDLLNRAVSLAERSELLFVIGSSGAVGIPVELARIAKENGAFVIEINIDPSGYSKYADLFLQEKAGEIIPELISYFV